A single window of Xylocopilactobacillus apicola DNA harbors:
- the mutS gene encoding DNA mismatch repair protein MutS codes for MPQKIADSPMMRQYRSIKKEYPDAFLFFRVGDFYEMFDSDAVKGAQLLELTLTSRSKSADEQIPMCGMPHHAIDKYLSELTEMGYKAAICDQIEDPKSSTGQTVKRQVTRVVTPGTFISDEDLTDNNYLSALVLGEEIGLAYADLATGEFKYTKFSNLNSAIFEVLGLNSRELVTTKNDLKRLKQVFAKRQMTFSPVDFKLDQEDPGVSAYTLLESYITSTQMRSLSNLSEPVYYEPQEFLLIDYASKQNLELTHALSTGKKYGSLFWALDQTSTTMGSRLLRNWIERPLLDPKKIEWRQDFVAILIKEYVIRNDLQGKLKKVYDLEHLSSKIAFGNINARELTMLKKTLQEIPQIKSALGKSGEEILRNYEKLLDPLTDISDLIDHSIKEDAPITITDGDIICDGYNSELDQYRDSLTGGRAWIAQMEAKEKARTGINTLKVGYNRVFGYYLEVSKVNQDKVPDNYQRKQTLANAERYITPELKEHENLILNARDNSAKLEYSLFNEIRDQIKEQIAKIQKLAGQVAQLDVLNALAIDSEKNSYVRPQISEKREIKLVESRHPVVEQANSVIDFVPNDILMPENNEITIITGPNMSGKSTYLRQLGLIVIMAQIGSFVPANEAKLPLFDQIFTRIGASDNLLTGESTFMVEMKEANRALQESTSNSLILMDEIGRGTATYDGMAIAMAIIKYLSEQVHAKTLFSTHYHELTQLSTQMNNLNNKHVGAVLKKGKLIFIHKMLDGPSDRSYGVHVAQLAGLPKQVVKDAFHYLKEFEKSSALAPVGKFSQENLFYQATASPEESISSELIQKIQGIDLDTLKPIDALNLLCELQEEVNQIDDE; via the coding sequence ATGCCACAAAAAATCGCAGATAGCCCAATGATGAGGCAATATCGATCTATTAAAAAAGAATATCCAGATGCTTTCCTATTTTTCCGAGTTGGTGATTTTTATGAAATGTTTGATTCGGATGCCGTTAAGGGAGCTCAACTTTTAGAATTGACGTTAACTTCCCGTTCAAAAAGTGCTGATGAGCAAATTCCAATGTGTGGGATGCCCCATCATGCAATTGATAAGTATTTATCTGAATTAACTGAAATGGGTTATAAGGCGGCAATTTGCGATCAAATAGAAGATCCCAAGTCATCGACGGGTCAAACTGTTAAACGACAAGTAACGCGAGTAGTAACGCCAGGAACTTTCATTAGTGATGAAGATTTGACTGATAATAATTATCTTAGCGCTCTAGTTTTAGGAGAAGAAATTGGCTTAGCCTATGCTGATTTAGCAACTGGTGAGTTTAAATATACAAAATTCTCTAACCTTAACAGTGCTATCTTTGAAGTTTTAGGTTTAAATTCGCGAGAGTTAGTGACGACCAAAAATGATTTGAAGCGTTTAAAGCAAGTTTTTGCTAAAAGACAGATGACGTTTTCGCCAGTGGATTTTAAATTGGATCAAGAAGACCCAGGAGTCAGCGCATATACCTTGCTTGAATCTTATATAACTTCAACTCAAATGCGCTCGCTCTCCAATTTAAGTGAACCGGTGTATTATGAACCACAGGAGTTTCTTTTGATTGATTATGCTTCAAAACAAAACTTGGAATTAACTCACGCTCTAAGCACTGGCAAGAAGTATGGGTCATTGTTTTGGGCGCTTGATCAAACATCAACTACGATGGGTTCGCGCTTACTTAGAAATTGGATTGAACGTCCTTTGCTTGATCCTAAGAAGATTGAATGGCGCCAAGATTTTGTTGCTATTTTAATTAAAGAATATGTAATTCGTAACGATCTTCAAGGAAAATTAAAAAAGGTCTACGATTTAGAACATTTGAGTTCGAAGATCGCTTTTGGAAATATTAATGCTCGCGAACTCACCATGTTGAAAAAAACTTTGCAAGAAATTCCTCAGATTAAATCTGCTTTGGGAAAAAGTGGTGAAGAGATTTTACGCAATTATGAAAAATTACTTGATCCTTTGACTGATATTTCAGATTTAATAGATCATTCAATTAAAGAAGATGCACCGATTACGATTACTGATGGTGATATAATTTGCGATGGTTATAATTCAGAACTGGATCAGTATCGGGATAGCCTAACCGGTGGACGAGCTTGGATTGCTCAAATGGAGGCTAAAGAAAAAGCGCGAACCGGAATTAATACATTAAAAGTGGGTTATAATCGAGTGTTTGGTTATTATCTAGAAGTGTCAAAGGTTAATCAAGATAAAGTACCGGATAATTATCAACGAAAACAAACTTTAGCAAATGCTGAACGTTATATCACACCAGAGCTAAAAGAACATGAAAATTTAATTTTAAATGCGCGAGATAACTCGGCCAAGCTCGAATATTCCCTTTTTAACGAGATTCGAGATCAAATTAAAGAACAAATTGCTAAAATTCAAAAATTAGCAGGTCAAGTGGCCCAACTCGATGTTTTGAATGCTTTAGCAATTGATAGCGAAAAAAATTCTTATGTTCGTCCACAAATTTCTGAAAAAAGAGAAATTAAACTAGTTGAATCTCGTCATCCCGTTGTTGAGCAAGCTAATTCGGTTATTGATTTCGTCCCAAATGATATTTTAATGCCAGAAAATAACGAAATTACAATTATTACTGGCCCAAATATGTCTGGAAAAAGCACGTATTTAAGGCAATTAGGATTAATTGTGATTATGGCACAGATTGGCAGTTTTGTTCCAGCTAATGAGGCAAAATTACCACTTTTTGATCAAATTTTTACTCGGATCGGTGCAAGTGATAATCTTTTAACTGGCGAGAGTACTTTTATGGTGGAGATGAAAGAAGCAAATCGGGCCTTGCAGGAATCGACAAGTAATAGTTTGATTCTCATGGATGAAATAGGTCGGGGAACAGCAACTTATGACGGAATGGCGATTGCCATGGCAATTATTAAGTATTTAAGCGAGCAAGTACACGCGAAAACTTTGTTTTCAACCCATTATCATGAATTGACTCAGTTGTCGACTCAAATGAATAATTTGAATAATAAACACGTTGGCGCAGTTTTAAAAAAAGGAAAACTGATTTTTATCCATAAAATGCTGGACGGTCCTTCTGATCGATCTTATGGGGTTCATGTTGCGCAACTGGCGGGCCTTCCTAAACAAGTCGTCAAAGATGCTTTTCATTACTTGAAAGAATTTGAGAAATCTTCTGCCCTTGCACCGGTTGGTAAATTCAGTCAAGAAAATTTGTTTTATCAAGCTACAGCAAGTCCTGAGGAATCGATTTCAAGTGAATTGATTCAAAAAATTCAAGGAATTGATCTTGATACATTAAAACCAATCGATGCTCTAAACTTGCTTTGTGAATTACAAGAGGAGGTGAATCAAATAGATGACGAATAA